From a single Aricia agestis chromosome 17, ilAriAges1.1, whole genome shotgun sequence genomic region:
- the LOC121735212 gene encoding superoxide dismutase [Mn], mitochondrial gives MYSTCRFGSLLRAVGTRQKHTLPDLPYDYKALEPVVSRDIMSLHHSKHHATYVNNLNAAEEKLAQAQSKGDIETVINLAPALRFNGGGHINHTIFWQNLSPNGGKPSDALCQAIERDFGSVENMKNQLAAASVGVQGSGWGWLGYNKTMKKLQIATCQNQDPLQPTTGIIPLFGIDVWEHAYYLQYKNVRADYVKAIFDVANWQDVSARYEKALK, from the exons atgtattccaCTTGCAGATTTGGATCCTTACT CCGGGCGGTCGGCACTCGCCAAAAGCACACTCTGCCTGACCTACCCTACGATTATAAGGCATTGGAACCGGTGGTAAGCCGCGATATTATGAGCCTACACCATAGCAAGCACCATGCCACTTATGTGAACAATTTAAACGCGGCTGAAGAGAAATTAGCTCAGGCACAGAGCAAAG GTGACATTGAAACAGTCATTAATCTGGCTCCAGCGCTCAGGTTCAATGGTGGTGGTCACATCAACCACACAATCTTCTGGCAGAATCTCTCCCCTAATGGTGGAAAACCCTCCGATGCCCTTTGTCAGGCAATTGAAAG GGATTTTGGATCAGTGGAAAACATGAAGAATCAGCTGGCAGCTGCATCTGTCGGCGTACAGGGTTCCGGCTGGGGCTGGCTGGGCTACAACAAGACCATGAAGAAGCTGCAGATTGCCACCTGCCAAAACCAGGACCCCTTGCAACCCACTACTG gtaTCATTCCTTTGTTTGGCATTGATGTCTGGGAGCATGCTTACTACCTGCAGTACAAAAATGTGAGAGCTGATTATGTTAAGGCAATATTCGATGTAGCAAATTGGCAAGATGTATCTGCAAGATACGAGAAGGCATTGAAGTAG